One region of Eleutherodactylus coqui strain aEleCoq1 chromosome 5, aEleCoq1.hap1, whole genome shotgun sequence genomic DNA includes:
- the LOC136629169 gene encoding gastrula zinc finger protein XlCGF57.1-like has protein sequence MEKDRNKMAESVINLTIEILFQLTGEDYTAVKKTSSDGCRAPEDINVQKILELTNKMIELLTEEVPLRCQDVAVYFSMEEWEYLEGHKDLYKDAMMETHQPLPSPVPSSKRGPPERCPRPLLPQDHQLLYPDEDLTNINTTETNVRVDQRCKEGIPTGNCPDNGTGKQSRLMPADFEEDDNRRQDTYEEPVIIPDIPLAPHCKDPSSDAIKVPSSNSSQIDKQKKNHSRQKNQIMQRGEKPYSCSECGKYFSLKTLLLKHQRIHTGEKPYSCPECGKCFSNKSNVVTHQRTHTGEKPFSCSECSKCFSKKSHLDTHQRIHTGEKPFSCSECGKCFSTKSYLVKHQRTHTGEKPYSCSECRKCFSKKSHLDTHQRIHTGEKPFLCSECGKRFLNKSDLVIHQRIHTGEKPFSCSECGKCFSTKSDLVIHHRIHTGEKYFSCTECGKCFSNQSNLARHQRTHTGVKPFSCSDCGKCLTSKVNLLVHQRTHTGEKPFSCPDCGKCLTSKVNLIVHQRTHAGKKPFSCSVCGVYFTQKSQVLNHLKIHTER, from the exons atggagaaggacagaaacaaaaTGGCAGAGAGTGTAATAAATCTCACcatagagatactcttccagcttactggagag gattacacagcagtgaagaagacctctagtgatggctgtcgggcccctgaggacatcaatgtacagaagattttagaactcaccaacaagatgattgagctgctgactgaagAG gttcctctaaggtgtcaggatgtcgctgtctatttctccatggaggagtgggagtatttagaaggacacaaggatctgtacaaggacgccatgatggagacccaccagccgctcccatcaccag ttccatccagtaagagaggcccaccagagagatgtccccgtcctcttctcccacaggaccaccag cttttgtatccggatgaagacctgaccaatattaatactacagagacaaatgtgagggtcgatcagcggtgtaaagaggggattcctacaggtaactgcccag ATAATGGTACCGGGAAACAGAGCCGTCTGATGCCTGCAGATTTTGAAGAAGATGATAATAGAagacaagatacatatgaagaacctgtaATTATACCAGATATCCCCTTAGCCCCTCActgcaaagatccatcatctgatgcTATAAAGGTCCCATCTTCTAATTCATCACAAATTgataagcaaaagaaaaatcacagtagACAAAAAAATCAAATTATGCAaagaggagagaagccgtattcatgttcagaatgtgggaaatatttttcaCTGAAAACACTTCttcttaaacatcagagaattcacacaggggagaaaccatattcatgtccagaatgtgggaagtgtttttcaAATAAATCAAATGTTGTTacacatcaaagaactcacactggggagaagccattttcatgttcagaatgcagCAAGTGTTTTTCAAAGAAATCACATCTTgatacacatcagagaattcacacaggggagaagccattttcatgttcagaatgtgggaagtgtttttcaACTAAATCATATCTAGTTaagcatcagagaactcacacaggggagaagccctaTTCGTGTTCAGAATGTAGGAAGTGTTTTTCAAAGAAATCACATCTTgatacacatcagagaattcacacaggagagaagccatttttatgttcagaatgtgggaagcgttttttaaataaatccgatcttgttatacatcagagaattcatacaggggagaagccattttcatgttcagaatgtgggaagtgtttttcaactaaatcagatcttgttattcatcatagaattcacacaggggagaagtatttttcatgtacagaatgtgggaagtgtttttcaAATCAATCAAATCTtgctagacatcagagaactcacacaggggttaaaccattttcatgttcagattgtggaaAATGTTTAACTAGCAAAGTAAATCTCcttgtacatcagagaactcacacaggggagaaaccattttcatgtccagATTGTGGAAAATGTTTAACTAGCAAAGTAAACCTTattgtacatcagagaactcacgcagggaagaagccattttcatgttcagtttGTGGGGTGTATTTTACTCAAAAATCACAAGTTCTTAACCATTTAAAAATTCACACAGAAAGGTAa